The Streptomyces europaeiscabiei genome window below encodes:
- a CDS encoding sensor histidine kinase, translating to MTQYIQNPALWALLVVTLVAAALVVRQRRAARKLRQEIAGLRNHYGELESQYSESVRSAQQEAEGATRTALKSAMRTLQGLAAEQQRIISGLQRKYGDSVMLQDLLEIDHMNAQFGRRAQSIAVLCEGWLGRHRDVASVYDVVRSAQGRIRHFQRAHILSKVDFGVTSRAVEPVALALAELLDNATSYSSPDTVVEINVRSVPKGVCIIVDDAGVGMNEEEKARAEKLLTSERATGVSGLGNPPQFGFAVIGVLCERFGFTVSVDSTSPYGGVRAVVLLPDELLTDMPEPKQPAVSMDSVAPREEPSAVETRPSVYESAPEPSLPVATTEDGLPKRRRKRPMALVSTSPSVSSAPKRRSEETAAIMAAFKQGTDAGRATHPEAGERPGGTRDASSEGHEIQ from the coding sequence ATGACGCAATACATACAAAATCCGGCGCTCTGGGCACTTCTTGTCGTAACCCTTGTCGCCGCCGCCCTCGTCGTTCGTCAGCGACGGGCGGCGCGGAAATTACGGCAGGAGATCGCAGGGCTCAGGAATCACTACGGTGAGTTGGAGAGCCAGTACTCGGAGTCCGTCCGCTCGGCCCAGCAGGAAGCCGAGGGGGCGACGAGGACAGCCCTGAAGTCCGCCATGCGGACACTGCAGGGTCTCGCCGCCGAGCAGCAGCGCATCATTTCCGGGCTGCAGCGCAAGTACGGCGACTCCGTCATGCTCCAGGACCTCCTGGAGATCGACCACATGAACGCGCAGTTCGGCCGGCGTGCCCAGTCCATCGCCGTGCTGTGCGAGGGCTGGCTCGGCCGGCACCGCGACGTGGCCTCGGTCTACGACGTGGTCCGCAGCGCCCAGGGCAGGATCCGCCACTTCCAGCGGGCGCACATCCTGTCCAAGGTCGACTTCGGTGTCACCAGCCGGGCCGTCGAACCGGTGGCACTGGCCCTCGCGGAGCTGCTCGACAACGCGACCAGCTACTCCAGCCCGGACACCGTGGTCGAGATCAACGTCCGTTCCGTGCCCAAGGGCGTCTGCATCATCGTCGACGACGCCGGTGTCGGCATGAACGAGGAGGAGAAGGCCAGGGCCGAGAAGCTCCTGACGAGCGAGCGGGCCACGGGCGTCTCAGGGCTGGGCAACCCTCCGCAGTTCGGCTTCGCGGTGATCGGTGTGCTCTGCGAGCGGTTCGGCTTCACGGTGTCGGTGGACTCCACCTCCCCCTACGGAGGGGTGCGGGCGGTCGTGCTGCTGCCCGACGAGCTGCTCACCGACATGCCGGAGCCCAAGCAGCCGGCGGTGTCGATGGACTCGGTGGCGCCGAGGGAGGAGCCGTCGGCCGTCGAGACGCGCCCCTCGGTGTACGAGTCCGCCCCCGAGCCCTCGCTGCCCGTCGCCACGACCGAGGACGGGCTGCCCAAGCGGCGGCGCAAGCGGCCGATGGCCCTGGTCTCGACCAGCCCGTCCGTCTCGTCGGCCCCCAAGCGTCGCAGCGAGGAGACGGCAGCGATCATGGCCGCCTTCAAGCAGGGCACGGACGCCGGCCGCGCCACACATCCGGAGGCGGGGGAGCGTCCGGGCGGTACCCGTGACGCAAGCAGCGAAGGGCACGAGATCCAATGA
- a CDS encoding HSP90 family protein: MTLPDTTVDPAGADRTFQVDLRGLVDLLSHHLYSSPRVYLRELMQNAVDALTARHGLEPAASADAFGIRLYADVSVVRVEDDGIGLTEADVHTFLATIGRSSKRTEGIAEQRADFIGQFGIGLLSCFLVADEIHVLSRSARTPDAPAVEWRGRGDGSYTVRTLPASAHPRPGTTVTLTPRADAGEWTRPAQVHALARHFGSLLRHPVTFDDGTGGQGAAVNPEPAPWTRTHPTPGARSRALAAYGADVFGFTPLDTIELDLPAVGLKGIACVLPEAVPAGRRHGHRVHVKGMLLSEQAEEILPEWAFFVRCVVDAESLRPTASRESLYEDDTLAAVRDALAERLRSWIARAAATDPDLLARFLQAHHLAVKSLAVHDDDILRMLLPWLPFETTDGHTTLDEFARTHRTVLVTSSVEEFRQVAAIASAAGLGVVNGGYTYDRELVHRLPEIRPEATVADLDPATLTAHLDPVDRETELAAAAYLAQARDALAVFDCDVALRTFQPASAPALLVDSREARHERTRSQLAREQEGGLWGDILGHLRQEAPRAQLILNQLNPLVRTAVTIDEPELARTSAEALYGQAAMLSRRPLRPAESSLINRSFLDLLAHALRKDS, translated from the coding sequence ATGACTCTGCCCGACACCACCGTCGACCCGGCCGGCGCCGACCGCACCTTCCAGGTGGACCTGCGCGGCCTCGTCGACCTCCTCTCCCACCACCTCTACTCCAGCCCCCGCGTCTACCTGCGCGAACTGATGCAGAACGCGGTCGACGCGCTGACCGCCCGGCACGGCCTCGAACCGGCCGCCTCCGCCGACGCCTTCGGCATCCGCCTGTACGCCGACGTTTCGGTGGTCCGCGTCGAGGACGACGGCATCGGTCTCACCGAGGCCGACGTCCACACCTTCCTCGCCACGATCGGCCGCAGCAGCAAGCGCACCGAGGGCATCGCCGAGCAACGCGCCGACTTCATCGGCCAGTTCGGCATCGGCCTGCTCTCCTGCTTCCTCGTCGCGGACGAGATCCATGTCCTGAGCCGCTCCGCCCGCACCCCCGACGCCCCCGCCGTGGAGTGGCGAGGACGCGGCGACGGCAGCTACACCGTCCGCACCCTGCCCGCCTCCGCCCACCCCCGGCCCGGCACGACCGTCACGCTGACACCACGCGCCGACGCGGGCGAGTGGACCCGCCCGGCACAGGTGCACGCGCTGGCCCGGCACTTCGGCTCCCTGCTGCGCCACCCGGTGACCTTCGACGACGGCACGGGCGGCCAGGGTGCGGCCGTCAACCCCGAGCCCGCACCCTGGACCCGTACACACCCCACACCGGGAGCCCGGTCCCGCGCGCTGGCCGCGTACGGCGCGGACGTCTTCGGATTCACGCCGCTGGACACCATCGAGCTGGACCTGCCGGCCGTCGGTCTGAAGGGCATCGCGTGCGTGCTGCCCGAGGCGGTGCCAGCCGGGCGCCGCCACGGCCATCGCGTACACGTCAAGGGCATGCTGCTGTCCGAACAGGCCGAGGAGATCCTGCCCGAGTGGGCCTTCTTCGTCCGTTGCGTCGTCGACGCCGAGAGCCTGCGCCCGACGGCATCCCGCGAGTCCCTGTACGAGGACGACACCCTCGCCGCCGTCCGCGACGCCCTCGCCGAGCGGCTGCGCTCCTGGATCGCCCGAGCCGCAGCCACCGACCCGGACCTGCTGGCACGCTTCCTCCAGGCCCACCACCTGGCCGTGAAGTCGCTCGCGGTGCACGACGACGACATCCTGCGGATGCTGCTGCCCTGGCTGCCGTTCGAGACCACCGACGGGCACACCACCCTCGACGAGTTCGCGCGCACCCACCGCACCGTGCTCGTGACATCGAGCGTCGAGGAGTTCCGGCAGGTCGCCGCGATCGCCTCGGCCGCCGGGCTCGGCGTCGTCAACGGCGGCTACACCTACGACCGTGAACTGGTCCACCGGCTGCCCGAGATCAGGCCCGAGGCCACCGTCGCCGACCTAGACCCCGCCACCCTCACCGCCCACCTCGACCCCGTCGACCGGGAGACGGAACTCGCCGCCGCGGCCTACCTCGCCCAGGCCCGCGACGCCCTCGCCGTCTTCGACTGCGACGTCGCGCTGCGCACCTTCCAGCCCGCCTCCGCCCCTGCCCTCCTCGTCGACAGCCGCGAGGCCCGGCACGAGCGCACCCGCTCCCAGCTCGCCCGCGAGCAGGAGGGCGGCCTGTGGGGCGACATCCTCGGCCATCTGCGCCAGGAGGCCCCGCGGGCCCAACTGATCCTCAACCAGCTCAACCCGCTGGTCCGCACCGCCGTCACCATCGACGAACCCGAGCTCGCCCGCACCAGCGCCGAAGCCCTCTACGGGCAGGCCGCGATGCTGTCCCGGCGCCCGCTGAGGCCCGCCGAATCGAGCCTCATCAATCGCTCCTTCCTCGACCTGCTCGCCCACGCCCTCCGCAAGGACAGCTGA
- a CDS encoding cytidine deaminase family protein produces the protein MTPDEGGEDDHRDPPVDHELIKAATDVARTRCRGDNHTMAAAARARDGRIVTAVNAYHFTGGPCAELVLIGAAAAQGAYELDTMVAVGDRDRGVVPPCGRCRQVLLDYFPALKVIVGEADRIRTVPITDLLPETYVWADHQLDAEQTARVGRGRPPRHEPTPADTRADTA, from the coding sequence CTGACACCGGACGAAGGCGGAGAAGATGACCACCGAGACCCACCCGTCGATCACGAACTCATCAAGGCAGCGACCGACGTCGCACGCACCCGCTGCCGGGGCGACAACCACACCATGGCAGCCGCGGCCCGCGCCCGGGACGGCCGGATCGTCACGGCCGTGAACGCCTACCACTTCACCGGAGGTCCCTGCGCCGAGCTGGTCCTCATCGGCGCGGCTGCCGCCCAGGGCGCCTACGAGCTGGACACCATGGTCGCCGTGGGCGACCGCGACCGAGGGGTCGTGCCCCCGTGCGGCCGGTGTCGTCAGGTCCTTCTCGACTACTTTCCCGCCCTCAAGGTCATCGTCGGCGAAGCCGATCGCATCCGCACCGTCCCCATCACCGACCTGCTGCCCGAAACCTACGTCTGGGCCGACCACCAGCTCGACGCCGAGCAGACCGCCCGAGTCGGTCGCGGCCGGCCCCCTCGGCACGAGCCGACACCTGCCGACACCAGGGCCGACACCGCCTGA
- a CDS encoding DUF742 domain-containing protein has product MNDFDKQEPEATELVRSYVITGGRSLPGESQFSLITLVTAVTDQQQRPARLSPEEQNLLRMCVGGYLSVAEISGHLHLPVGVVKILLAALSEAGYLVTRPPETRAPVANLKILEEVLNGLQSKFG; this is encoded by the coding sequence GTGAACGATTTCGACAAGCAGGAGCCCGAGGCCACCGAATTAGTGCGGTCGTACGTCATCACCGGCGGCCGCAGCCTTCCCGGCGAGAGTCAGTTCTCGCTGATCACACTGGTCACAGCGGTGACCGACCAGCAGCAGCGGCCTGCCCGCCTCTCACCCGAGGAGCAGAACCTGCTGCGGATGTGCGTCGGCGGCTATCTCTCCGTCGCCGAGATCTCGGGACACCTCCACCTGCCGGTGGGGGTGGTGAAGATCCTGCTGGCCGCCCTCTCCGAGGCCGGCTACCTCGTCACCCGCCCGCCGGAGACGCGTGCTCCCGTCGCCAACCTGAAGATTCTCGAGGAGGTGCTCAATGGTCTCCAGTCCAAGTTTGGATGA
- a CDS encoding ketoacyl-ACP synthase III family protein, giving the protein MRIDNVFIDSLGVVLHEFEPVERAVAQGLISQETVDANGLTGTHLAHDIPAVELAVSAARVAMERSKLQLEDITDHVHSGVYYQGPQGSYPPGYILRELEVEPVSSLYLRQGCNGMLGALEVAVGQMTGAAQAETVLLTSGENFTATGLNRYSGLGQAYFLADGGAAALISADEGFAQIRSLSSGILPELERWHRGDGSLLPDEGRESDGDMAERATRYSETETPLSETLEKLTLFNLGVIRRALVDADLNADDIAKVVPINMDGRMIEYSVMMPLGLTMDRSTWDFGRGIGHVGGADVFITLEHLVRTREVAPGDHVLLISQGPGWMCTACVVTLVDLPTWAI; this is encoded by the coding sequence ATGAGAATTGACAATGTGTTCATCGACTCGCTCGGTGTCGTGCTGCACGAGTTCGAGCCCGTCGAGCGGGCTGTGGCCCAGGGGCTGATCAGCCAGGAGACCGTGGACGCGAACGGGCTGACCGGGACCCACCTGGCGCACGACATTCCGGCCGTGGAACTCGCGGTCTCCGCCGCGCGCGTCGCCATGGAGCGGTCGAAGCTGCAACTGGAAGACATCACGGACCACGTGCACAGCGGTGTGTATTACCAGGGCCCTCAAGGCTCCTATCCACCGGGATACATCCTGCGCGAGCTGGAGGTGGAGCCGGTCTCGTCGCTGTACCTGCGTCAGGGCTGCAACGGCATGCTGGGTGCCCTGGAGGTGGCGGTCGGCCAGATGACGGGCGCCGCCCAGGCGGAGACCGTACTGCTCACGTCGGGTGAGAACTTCACCGCCACGGGCCTGAACCGTTACTCGGGACTCGGCCAGGCGTACTTCCTCGCTGACGGCGGCGCCGCGGCCCTGATCAGCGCGGACGAAGGTTTCGCGCAGATCAGGTCGCTGAGCTCGGGCATCCTGCCGGAGCTGGAGCGGTGGCATCGTGGTGACGGCTCACTGTTGCCGGACGAGGGCCGGGAGAGCGACGGGGACATGGCTGAGCGGGCCACTCGCTACAGCGAGACCGAGACCCCGCTCTCCGAGACCCTGGAGAAGCTCACCCTCTTCAATCTCGGCGTCATTCGCCGGGCACTCGTCGACGCCGACCTGAATGCCGACGACATCGCCAAGGTCGTACCGATCAACATGGATGGCCGGATGATCGAGTACTCGGTCATGATGCCTCTCGGCCTGACCATGGACCGCTCCACGTGGGACTTCGGCAGGGGCATCGGGCATGTGGGCGGCGCCGACGTGTTCATCACCCTGGAGCACCTGGTCCGTACGCGCGAGGTGGCTCCCGGTGACCACGTACTGTTGATCTCCCAGGGCCCGGGCTGGATGTGCACGGCCTGTGTCGTCACCCTCGTCGACCTTCCCACCTGGGCGATATGA
- a CDS encoding roadblock/LC7 domain-containing protein produces MNNDLSWMLDSALEIPGALHAVLVSSDGLLRARSKGVDKDDADKAAAAMSGMQSLSRSLAFFCSRSDLRWQQTLVEFDGGWIFLISAGDGAYLAVSASSDVDMADITFRMQQLVGQLGKVMTAPPRESSVVGP; encoded by the coding sequence ATGAACAACGATCTTTCTTGGATGCTTGACAGCGCCTTGGAGATCCCCGGAGCTCTCCACGCGGTTCTGGTCTCCTCCGACGGGCTGCTCAGGGCCCGTTCGAAGGGGGTGGACAAGGACGACGCGGACAAGGCCGCCGCCGCGATGAGCGGCATGCAGTCGCTCAGCCGATCGCTGGCGTTCTTCTGCTCCCGGTCGGATCTGCGCTGGCAGCAGACCCTGGTCGAGTTCGACGGCGGCTGGATCTTCCTGATCTCGGCCGGTGACGGCGCCTACCTCGCGGTGTCGGCCTCCTCCGACGTCGACATGGCGGACATCACCTTCCGGATGCAGCAGCTCGTCGGCCAGTTGGGCAAGGTCATGACCGCTCCGCCCCGGGAGAGCAGCGTGGTAGGCCCGTGA
- a CDS encoding GTP-binding protein, which translates to MVSSPSLDERAYVPGGETQTAVKILVVGHFAVGKTTFIGSISEISPLSTEETMTQAGEAIDDLKGVQGKTTTTVAMDFGRLTVSDRVVLYLFGTPGQQRFVQMWEDMARGALGALVLVDPERLADSFAVIDLIEQYGLDYAIAVNHFDGTSIRDARALREALDLLDDTPIVTCDARDERSSAEALITLVRYLMDRAR; encoded by the coding sequence ATGGTCTCCAGTCCAAGTTTGGATGAGCGGGCGTACGTCCCGGGCGGAGAGACGCAGACCGCCGTGAAGATCCTGGTCGTCGGGCACTTCGCGGTGGGGAAGACCACGTTCATCGGGTCGATCTCCGAGATCTCGCCGCTCTCCACCGAGGAGACGATGACCCAGGCGGGCGAGGCGATCGACGATCTCAAGGGCGTCCAGGGCAAGACCACCACCACGGTCGCCATGGACTTCGGCCGGCTCACCGTCAGCGACCGCGTCGTGCTGTATCTCTTCGGCACACCCGGCCAGCAGCGCTTCGTGCAGATGTGGGAGGACATGGCACGCGGCGCCCTCGGGGCGCTGGTGCTGGTCGACCCCGAGCGGCTGGCCGACTCGTTCGCCGTGATCGACCTGATCGAGCAGTACGGACTCGACTACGCGATCGCGGTCAACCATTTCGACGGTACGTCCATACGTGACGCAAGGGCACTGCGTGAAGCGCTGGATCTGCTCGACGACACTCCCATCGTCACGTGCGACGCACGTGACGAGCGGTCGTCGGCCGAAGCACTGATCACGCTCGTCCGCTACTTGATGGACCGTGCCCGTTAG
- a CDS encoding tryptophanase, with protein sequence MSATGSGTGRTRRDRTLGELVAGQLLRLCQVSGLSRSDAESYAHVLTDSLGAVAERSLDLPPPSLSFLSDDSTPVEFSLSFTPDAPPRVRVLLEPGCGADGLRENGRTGLRVVRSMARRWGFATEQLDALEDLFLPPDPQGSLALWIALELRPGGVPKVKVYLNPAATGATRAAETVREALDRLGHRQAFGMLPSADGYPFFALDLGDWAAPRVKIYATHHGLPVTGTGGLCRMESGPDSEMLEEFLRTAGGFGEGTGQSSAPAARFDRRPVLTCHSFTRTTGGPTGFTLHVPVRDYARDDGEALRRAGTVLGRHGLDTGALDRPLAAVTPRPLRDGAGLIAYVALAHEQNQPPRVTTYISSEAYEVRPPNTSTANTPSADHATPSFGRFEFGLRHGNDEAIRSTSGARISMEPYRIKVVEPIALTTRQQREAALERVHYNLFDLRAEEVTIDLLSDSGTGAISAAQLAAGMEGDESYAGSRSFYRFHETVTELTGYRHILPAHQGRAAERILFNTLLEPGGIVLANTHFDTTRANVELSGCQAHDIPCAEARDLDSERPFKGNIDLDALRTALEGPDGPRVRVVIMTITNNGGGGQPVSMENLKQTAEICRRHGVPMILDAARFAENAWLVTRHEEAYRDRTPRQVAEEAFRLADGCVMSAKKDGIVHIGGFIGLNDPELAEKCERLLIATEGFATYGGLAGRDLDMMATGLLEVTEPAYLAERADVASHLADRVRSAGVDILEPPGLHALYLNAGRLLPHIPPHHYPGHALACRLYLEGGIRSAELGSLYLGEEDEDGNPVKSAPYELVRLALPRRVYTRSHYDHVGRTLEQIAKEADSVHGYRIVEQSPILRHFRAKLQPVTG encoded by the coding sequence GTGAGCGCCACCGGGTCCGGCACCGGGAGGACCCGGAGAGACCGGACGCTCGGCGAACTCGTGGCGGGTCAACTCCTGCGGCTGTGCCAGGTGTCGGGGCTCTCACGATCCGACGCCGAGAGCTACGCGCACGTACTGACCGACTCTCTCGGAGCGGTGGCCGAACGGTCCCTCGACCTGCCGCCCCCCTCCCTGAGTTTCCTGTCCGACGACTCCACGCCGGTGGAGTTCTCGCTCTCCTTCACACCGGACGCGCCCCCCAGGGTGCGGGTGCTGCTGGAACCGGGATGCGGCGCGGACGGCCTTCGGGAGAACGGCCGCACCGGACTGCGCGTCGTCCGGTCGATGGCACGGCGCTGGGGCTTCGCCACCGAGCAACTCGACGCCCTGGAGGACCTCTTCCTCCCTCCCGACCCTCAGGGCTCCCTGGCGCTGTGGATCGCGCTGGAGCTGCGCCCCGGCGGTGTCCCCAAGGTCAAGGTGTATCTGAACCCGGCGGCGACCGGCGCGACGAGAGCCGCCGAGACGGTACGGGAAGCACTGGACCGGCTGGGCCACCGGCAGGCCTTCGGCATGCTGCCGTCGGCCGACGGCTACCCGTTCTTCGCCCTCGACCTGGGCGACTGGGCGGCGCCCCGAGTGAAGATCTACGCCACGCACCACGGACTGCCGGTGACCGGCACCGGCGGTCTGTGCCGGATGGAATCCGGGCCCGACAGCGAGATGCTGGAGGAGTTCCTGCGCACGGCGGGTGGGTTCGGCGAGGGAACGGGGCAATCGTCGGCCCCGGCGGCCCGGTTCGACCGGCGCCCTGTTCTCACCTGCCACTCCTTCACCCGGACGACGGGCGGCCCCACCGGCTTCACCCTCCATGTCCCGGTCAGGGACTACGCCCGGGACGACGGGGAGGCCCTCCGGCGGGCCGGGACCGTCCTGGGCCGCCACGGGCTGGACACCGGCGCGCTCGACCGGCCACTGGCCGCCGTCACCCCACGGCCACTGCGGGACGGCGCCGGACTCATCGCGTACGTGGCGCTGGCCCACGAGCAGAACCAGCCGCCCCGGGTGACCACGTACATCTCGTCGGAGGCCTACGAGGTCCGGCCGCCCAACACCTCTACGGCGAACACCCCGTCGGCGGACCACGCCACGCCGTCCTTCGGACGGTTCGAGTTCGGCCTCCGGCACGGCAACGACGAAGCAATCCGCAGTACTTCAGGAGCAAGGATCAGCATGGAGCCCTACCGCATCAAAGTCGTCGAGCCCATCGCGCTCACCACTCGACAACAGCGCGAGGCCGCGCTGGAGCGGGTGCACTACAACCTCTTCGACCTGCGCGCCGAGGAGGTGACGATCGACCTGCTCAGCGACTCGGGCACCGGTGCCATCTCGGCCGCGCAGCTCGCCGCGGGCATGGAGGGCGACGAGTCCTACGCGGGCTCACGCTCCTTCTACCGCTTCCACGAGACCGTGACCGAGCTGACCGGCTACCGGCACATCCTGCCGGCCCACCAGGGGCGTGCCGCCGAACGCATCCTGTTCAACACGCTCCTCGAACCCGGCGGCATCGTCCTGGCCAACACCCACTTCGACACCACACGGGCGAACGTGGAACTTTCCGGATGTCAGGCGCATGACATCCCCTGTGCGGAGGCCCGGGACCTCGACAGCGAGCGGCCCTTCAAGGGCAACATCGACCTGGACGCACTCCGGACCGCACTCGAGGGACCGGACGGCCCCCGCGTCCGCGTGGTGATCATGACGATCACCAACAACGGCGGCGGCGGCCAACCCGTCTCCATGGAGAACCTGAAGCAGACCGCCGAGATCTGCCGTCGGCACGGCGTCCCGATGATCCTGGACGCCGCCCGGTTCGCCGAGAACGCCTGGCTGGTGACCCGCCACGAGGAGGCGTACCGCGACCGCACCCCGCGCCAGGTCGCCGAAGAGGCGTTCCGTCTGGCCGACGGCTGTGTCATGAGTGCCAAGAAGGACGGCATCGTCCACATCGGCGGCTTCATCGGGCTCAACGACCCCGAACTCGCCGAGAAGTGCGAACGGCTTCTCATCGCCACCGAGGGCTTCGCCACCTACGGCGGTCTCGCGGGCCGCGACCTGGACATGATGGCCACCGGCCTACTGGAGGTGACCGAGCCGGCGTACCTCGCGGAGCGGGCCGACGTCGCCTCCCACCTCGCCGACCGCGTCCGCTCGGCGGGCGTCGACATCCTCGAACCCCCCGGGCTGCACGCCCTCTACCTCAACGCGGGCCGCCTGCTGCCGCACATACCGCCCCACCACTACCCGGGCCACGCCCTCGCCTGCCGCCTCTACCTCGAAGGCGGCATCCGCTCGGCCGAACTCGGTTCCCTCTACCTCGGCGAGGAGGACGAGGACGGCAACCCCGTCAAGAGCGCGCCGTACGAACTGGTCAGGCTCGCGCTCCCACGCCGGGTCTACACCCGTAGTCACTACGACCACGTCGGCAGGACCCTGGAACAGATCGCCAAGGAAGCGGACTCCGTCCACGGCTACCGGATCGTGGAGCAGTCCCCGATCCTGCGGCACTTCCGGGCCAAACTGCAGCCCGTGACCGGCTGA
- a CDS encoding cytochrome P450 → MTSDSTFPAPPPGCPAHGSGLRVPLYGPEYAADPQAYYAYMRHYGQTAPVEIAPGVDATLVTDHATALRLLQDSGNFRKDARRWRDVAEGKIGPESPVVPMLGYRPNAMFTDGAEHARLRQAITDSLAKVDSRRISDMTKRASDYLLAQVSARGSIDLMNDYVKQLPLLVFNELFGCPADIGDRVVFGISGVFEGVNAEKANEVLGQAVFELVALKRARPGDDVTSYLMRHEARLSDEELVHQLILLLGAGAEPLRNLIGNTLHRLLIHDRYADGGLIEEAIDDTLWENPPMANFAPHYPATDLEFGGTKMRAGDLVLVSMTAANTDPALAAARQTGGRRAHLSWSAGPHACPSKELARLVTMVAIENLLNRLHDIELAVPEDSLTWRPGPFHRALAALPCRFTPQVMQRPNPPRATDTSARGDNAPAGRKTERGVWGSFLSWLKG, encoded by the coding sequence ATGACCTCCGATTCCACCTTTCCCGCACCCCCGCCCGGCTGCCCGGCCCACGGCAGTGGACTGCGGGTTCCGCTGTACGGGCCGGAGTACGCGGCCGACCCCCAGGCGTACTACGCGTACATGCGGCACTACGGGCAGACCGCTCCGGTCGAGATCGCGCCAGGCGTCGACGCGACCCTCGTCACCGACCACGCGACCGCCCTGAGACTGCTCCAGGACTCCGGCAACTTCCGCAAGGACGCGCGCCGTTGGCGGGACGTCGCCGAAGGCAAGATCGGCCCGGAAAGCCCGGTCGTACCGATGCTGGGGTACCGCCCCAACGCCATGTTCACCGACGGCGCCGAGCACGCGCGGCTCCGCCAGGCCATCACCGACAGCCTGGCCAAGGTCGACTCCCGCCGCATCAGCGACATGACCAAGCGGGCCTCCGACTACCTCCTGGCCCAGGTCTCGGCCCGCGGTTCCATCGACCTGATGAACGACTACGTCAAGCAGTTGCCGCTGCTCGTGTTCAACGAGCTGTTCGGCTGCCCGGCGGACATCGGCGACCGGGTCGTCTTCGGTATCTCCGGGGTCTTCGAAGGCGTCAACGCCGAGAAGGCGAACGAGGTGCTGGGCCAGGCCGTGTTCGAACTGGTCGCGCTCAAGCGGGCCCGGCCGGGCGACGACGTCACCTCGTACCTGATGCGGCACGAGGCGCGGCTGTCCGACGAGGAACTGGTCCACCAGCTGATCCTGCTGCTGGGCGCGGGCGCCGAACCGCTGCGCAACCTCATCGGCAACACCCTGCACCGGCTGCTCATCCACGACCGGTACGCCGACGGCGGCCTCATCGAGGAGGCCATCGACGACACGCTGTGGGAGAACCCGCCCATGGCGAACTTCGCGCCGCACTACCCCGCGACCGACCTGGAGTTCGGCGGGACGAAGATGCGGGCCGGCGATCTGGTCCTCGTCAGCATGACGGCCGCCAACACCGACCCGGCGCTCGCTGCGGCCCGTCAGACGGGCGGCAGGCGGGCCCACCTGTCCTGGAGCGCAGGCCCGCACGCCTGCCCCTCCAAGGAACTCGCCCGGCTCGTCACCATGGTGGCCATCGAGAACCTGCTCAACCGGCTGCACGACATCGAACTCGCGGTGCCCGAGGACAGCCTGACCTGGCGTCCGGGCCCCTTCCACCGTGCGCTCGCCGCGCTGCCCTGCCGCTTCACCCCGCAGGTGATGCAGCGGCCGAACCCGCCCCGTGCGACGGATACATCCGCACGCGGCGACAACGCCCCGGCGGGCCGGAAAACGGAGCGAGGTGTGTGGGGCTCCTTCCTGTCCTGGTTGAAGGGGTGA